DNA sequence from the bacterium genome:
ATCGTGTCTACATGAATGCTTTTCCGGCTTTGACCATTATTGCACATACGGAAACGAAAAAAGATATGGATCGTTTCGGGCCCGGCTCGGCTGCAAGGATTGAAAAATATGTTCAGCGGTTAAAACAAATGTTGGATTCGGGAAAGACGTCGGACGGAACTTCTTTGACGGCTGACGATATAAAAGAAGTAAAAAACGAGTGGACACGCAGTAACAATGAGTTGAATGAACTCAAAAGTATCAAGTTTCAGAGCGCGACTCTGATGTTTCAACATGATTTTACGATTGATCTTGGAAATCGGGAGGTTCAAGTCAAGTTTTTAGGGCGTGGTAATACGGCAGGAGACGCCGTCGTTTATCTTCCGAAAGAAAAAATCGTCGTGACCGGCGATCTCGTCGTCTATCCGATTCCGTTTATGTATGACGGCTATCCGAACGAATGGATTGAAACCTTGGAGAATCTGATCCAATTGGATGCCGGAACGATTGTTCCCGGTCATGGCCCGATCATGCATGATAAAGAATTCATCCGGCTGATACGCGATATACAAAAAAGCGCCGTCGATCAGATGAATGACAAACTCAGTCAAAGCCTTCCGGCTATGTTTCAAACTCTCGACAAAGTAAAAGATTCAATTGACTTGAGTTCTTTTCGGCAGCGT
Encoded proteins:
- a CDS encoding MBL fold metallo-hydrolase, with protein sequence MALISLSRHFAVLLIIVSTFTMKTYGQSERTATKLADGIYEIEHGGQGGGNTTVIIGERQVFVVDAGFLPSAASEDITQIRKWTDKPVSFLLNTHFHNDHNFGNRVYMNAFPALTIIAHTETKKDMDRFGPGSAARIEKYVQRLKQMLDSGKTSDGTSLTADDIKEVKNEWTRSNNELNELKSIKFQSATLMFQHDFTIDLGNREVQVKFLGRGNTAGDAVVYLPKEKIVVTGDLVVYPIPFMYDGYPNEWIETLENLIQLDAGTIVPGHGPIMHDKEFIRLIRDIQKSAVDQMNDKLSQSLPAMFQTLDKVKDSIDLSSFRQRFTRGDKELDASFDEMVNRLIKIVFHEASLR